One Triticum dicoccoides isolate Atlit2015 ecotype Zavitan chromosome 3B, WEW_v2.0, whole genome shotgun sequence genomic window, AGTCGTGCCGTCGTGGATGACGCGGTCGATGCCGTCGTCATGACGCGGTCATTGCCGTCGTCGTGGTCGCGTCTTGCAGAAAATTAGAGGACGCTAGGTGTCCATCTTGTGGACAAGGTGGCGGCGGTGTGTTGACGAAGATGTTGATGAGGACCACGATGATGAAGACCTTGGCGACAAAAGTGTCGGCGGTGGGGTTGCAGCGGCGTGTCGACGATGATGCGCCGCGCTGGAGGCATCCCTCGTGGCGACGAAATATGGATGCCGTGCCGTAACGAGGAAGTATGTTGGCTCGTAGCCTAGCGTAGTCTGACAGCTTGATGTTGTTCGGCTCGATGGAGTCCTTGTAGTTGCAGATCGGTGGCTTAATGCAGAATAACTAATGCAAACACGCATGTAGATGCGTGCGGGCGTTTACCCTCCCGTGATCGATATATGGCTGGTTCGCTCGGTGAAGACTGATGATGCAGATGGCTATATGGCTGGTTCGCTCGGTGAAGACTGATGATGCAGATGGCTGACCTGCGTTGCTCCTGTCCGGCGTCCGTGCAGGACGCATAGATGGTCCGCCGGTCTCCTATTTGTTGGCTTGTTTGGCCGGCCTGAGCTGCTCCTCGCATGATGCCCGCATGTTTGATGTAGAGCGGACGTGGTGATGGAGGGTTGTCGAGAGGCAGGGAGTCTGAACGTGAACGAAGCGTCCCGCTTGGAATTGCTGGTCCGGCGGGCGGATGGTCGATGCAGAGCCCGTGCGTTTGTGTCGTCGTCCCGGCCGTATCGGCATAGCGTCATGCATGGAGTTGCTTGAGTCGAAGTAGATTGATCTGCCGCGTCGTGGAGTTGCGGGCATCTGGTGCTTCGTGACGCATCTGCTCATGCTCTTTTGGAGCCGATCGTGTGCGTGAACCTGCCTAAAATCCATCAGACCACATCCATCATGTGCATGGATTAACACATGGACGTGGGATGCTCTTGGCCTGCTGATGTTGGTGTGCACCGGGAGGAGACCTGCATGTATCGGGTAGATCACTCGCGCTCGCGTTGGAGTCGATGTCGTGGCGCAGCTCCACCGGGACGCCTGGGCCCTTCGACCTTCGTGCGCTGCTCCTCTGGATCGCCCTAGAGTCGCCGGCCGCCCATGGTACGTGACGCGTCAGTCGCGCACCCTTGCACACCTTTCGGTGCCGGATCTACTGAAGCTTGAAGAATGAAGACGATGTTGGGCTGGAGGACGACTCTATCGGATCGCGCTTTTGCGATGCCAGCGCTGCTGCGATTGCACCGGATGTTTGAGGATCAAAAGGATTATTTGGTGGCTAAAAAAGAATCTATTGGAGAAAATTTCAAAATTGATCTAATCTAAACTAGGAAATCAATCTCTTTGATTGATCGGGTGCCGCGCCCCCGAGGAGAAGAGATTAATCTCCTCGGAGGCGGCACGCTGCAGAAGTGGTGAGAAGTCCTAGGATCGGCGTCGTGAGACTAACCGCTCTAATACCATATGAAAAATTGTAGATGGATGAATATtatgttgtattgatctgacccgtGTAGGGGTATATAGAGAGGTACAATGGAGGGAGAGAGACTATGGAGTAGAGGACAAGTTAAACCTATCCTATTTCTATCTTTTATCTTTATCTTAAACGTAAATATACTTCTAACAACCAGCACATAGCAGCAAATATATTTATTTCTCCCAAGTTCATAGAGCAAGTCCATGGATGGTCAATATGCAAGCTAAGCGAAGAGTGTCCCAGCCATGACAGTAACAGCTTCTCCCTGAATCCGCACTCGCCGATTCACAACATCCAGCTCCAGGTATAGTGTCCCACTCCTTGGAGATACCTGATGATGAAATGAACCGAAAAATGGGAATTGACATGATAGTTTGGTTGATTGAGCGCTAAACTGTAGCATTTCCTTTCCCCCCCAAAAAAAAGGATCACTGTAGTAAATGATAGTAGTACTTAGTTCACTTGTCGAAAACATATTCAGCAACATTATATTACCTGAAATGCTATCAGTTTTTGCTTCCCCAGCTTTCCACCCCAGtagggtgccaaaacacagtgtgcactGCCACATACGGGATCCTACAGAAATTTTGGGAACAGGTTATGGAGTTGTACTATGAACTAGGGTGAAATGGTTAAAGCAGCTTCACTATTAATATGTATTACTCCTACCTCATCAATCCCAAATTTTGGGCAGAAGAAGCGTGTGAAGAAGTCATAACCCGATCCAGCAGGCGCCGGTGCTGTAACAATCACACCTCTGCCGGCACACTTTCTAATTTCTTCGATGTTAGGAAGGACATCGGCGACCTCTTTTCCTGATGAAAGTTCAACCTGAAAGCCATGCCAGATTCTTTTGGTGAGTCTAGAAAACACAATTCTTTACTTCAATTGTGTTTCTAAGTTAGTAGGAAATGATTTTTAAAATCATGGTTATGCACGCAAAAAAAAAAGTGAGTGAGGTAAGAGAAAGTACGATGAAGTCGTTGGTGGTCACTGATTTGTGAACACTGACGACGGGCGCGCCGTTGAGCGTCTCCGGGATGGACGGCAGCTCGCCGGCGGGATCGCAACGCACATAATCACTCATGGGGAAGTCCAGCTCAATGAACAGCTTCCCCTGCTTCTCCGCCTCCGGTGCAGGAACCTTCTTGGCGGTCAGGACCCCGGACGTGGTCACGAACTCAACCACGCCATGGCGCTCCGCGAGGACAGACGTGAAGAGGAAGTGGGCGGTGGCCAGCGTCGCGTGCCCGCAGAGCGCGACCTGGAAACGACGGCGCATACGGATCAGTTGCGAGCAACGACGCTGATTCAGCGGGTGCCTTTCAGGTGGGAGGCTAGGCGGCGACCTCCGTGACGCGGGTGAACCAGCGGAGGTGGAACCGCGGCGTGGCGGCATCGGCCGCGCAGGACGAGTCACGGGAGAAGAAGGCCGTCTGGGAGAGGTTGAACTCGACGGCGACGGACTGCATCCACCGCCCGTCTCCCGCGGGGGCGGCCGCGTCGTCCTCCAGGAAGCACACCGCGGCCGGGTTGCCCTTGAACGGCTGGGCCGTGAAGGCATCCACCTGCGACGAGACCACACGGCGTGGACATCGGTTCTCAATCGAGCCAACAAGAGAAAGAAAATGGAGGTTTAGAGAAGAGAGCACTGACCACGACATACTGGATTCCTTTCTTGGCCATGTCCGCTAAAGATGAGAGCTGCTCCAAATCCGTCGGTATGCCTGCTAGTGATATGTCGGTACGGATGTGCACCGGAGGAGGATCAGGTTTTTATAGGACAGCAAGTACTGGTGCTAGTCAAACCAGCTGCTGATGATGGGAGTTGGTAGAGCAATAATCATCAGTGACGATATGGAACTTGCAGGCTTCCTTCCTCGCGAAACTAATCCACACGGCCGCGAAACAAGGGATTCAGATCCTGTGACATTGGGAGGGAAGTCAGGGGCAGCTACAGTACCGTGACATTCCTTCCCCGGATTTTCCTAAACCATGATCTAACCAGGGATTCATAAACAGTAATTATCCACAGTAATTCATAAACAGTGCCAGATCTACAGTGATTCACGGCCAGTGCTAGCCCCGACATCCCTTCTTTGTTTTATACACATAGTTTACTGTAGCTCCATGACTTTCCTTGTGCATGTTAGGGGATCCGGCTCCCGAAACAAGAAGACGAGGTTTTCTCATTTCTTTTCTATAGACCCCCTCTCCCCGTCCGCCCTCACCTCCGCCTCCCCCCTTCCCTCCAGATCTCTCCCGATCCCGTCCGCCCTCCCCTCCGCCTCCACTCCCCTCTGCCTCCCCTCCCACCGCCGCCGGATCACGGTTGGGCAAATCCCGTGCGGGGAgatgatggcggcggcggggcgtcccTCCGTTGCGGCTTGGAGGCATGGATGTGACGGTGGAGTTTGAGCGGGCGCCTTGGGACAACGTGTGTGTGGCCATGGCGCCGATCATGCAACGATGTGACCACCTCTACCTTTGGCTATCTTCATCGTCAGTCCAAAAGGGATCTGGTCGGTGGGTGTTACCTCGTGGTGGCTTCCCGGCGGCAGATCAAGTGGAGGAGGAGATGGTGGCCTATCTGCTAAAGCGGGTGAGGATGCCACCATCGTCGGCGGCACCCGCGGGTGTCGTTTTCCTCGTTGGAGGCGATGGTGGGAGCGTCCCTCGCTCCATTGTTTCCGGGGAAAACCTCAGATCTGGAGGAGGCTACCATTGACTGCGGCGCCCGCGGGCGCCGTAGCCCTCGTTGGAGGCGTTGAAGGGGCCTCCTGGATCGGATGATGGCGACGTCTTCGTCGTCACCCCCGTGGGGGCATCATCTTTGGAGACATTCATCTGCTGGACAGACATGTGGACGGCTTGGTGGTTGGGCGTCGATAGGTGGTGGAGCGGCGCTTCATCCTACACATCGATGGCGGcagatctcggcggcgtggcgcagtggagattCGGTGTCCGATGGGTGTCGATGGGCTCGTGCAGGAGGACGATGTTGTTTGGCGTCCTGGTGGCATCGACGAcagagaggcctggcaaggtcgatgcATCCGTATCTGTTCTGAGGATGGATCGATGGATGAAGGAGGTGACGGCCCTTGTAGCGTGCGCATGTGGTGCCCACTGAAAGTGCGCCGGACCGGTGTGTAACCCGGTCCAGCTATTGTGGCTTGGATGGGGCATCCAACATTAGATGTTAGGTGTTGGTGCgatgtctatttggtattaggctcggacattcggcaTCCCTTCATCACGGGGATAGGAGTAGTGACATGTGTTGCCAAGATGTGGCTTTAGACTTACTGATGTATTACCTTGTAAgggctttgtgaataattaataaaatggctgcatgcatggccgggggtacatcctccttttcaaaacAGCGCATGCATTTGGAGTCGTTGCCTGGTGTAGTCCTCTACTACAACGACGACATCTTAGAGCATCTACTGCCGGACCTCTCAAACCCACCTCATACGCCTGGGATGGCCTCCTGGTCACGATGTTTTACCGAAACGAGCTCCTCAAACAgtcctcaaacgcccgggctgaccggcattcccacatccagcccaaatatggggcggatatgaagGCGCCCGGGCATGCCCCTCACGTCGGACCCGACAGCCCGACCCCATcccaaattgcaccaaatccaccaaACTCTTCCTCCTCTTCCCGCCGTTCTCCAACCATTCTCACGCCCGGACCCTCGCCAACCTCCACCCTTACTCCCAATCCTCACCTCCGGTCACGATCCACCGCCGGAGATGTCGTCCAGCCCGACCCACACCGCCGCGATGGAGACACAGTCTGCCTCGTCCATCGGCGCCGACTTGCAAGGCGGAGAACGTCGCCGGCAAGTTGCGGCGACGCCGACAGCAAGAGAGGGAGGTGGCGGCGACGTCGCAGGAAGGTTCGGATGTGGTGGAGCAGCTGTCTCCTCCACCGCGCCCGGATCCCCGCACCCCTTCCCTCCGAGCGCCTAGGCGGATTACACTGTCCGACCCCCTTGGGACATAGGATGATCCGACCGCCCGGATGCAGGCGGAGGAGGCTGCCTGGTTGCAGGCGGAGCAGACAGCCTGGATGTAGGCCGAGGAGGCCCCCCGGATGCAGGCAAACCAAGACGAGTAGGACGCATTCCACCTGAAGCAGGACGCATTTCGGGCAGAGCAGGCGCCAAGCCAGTGATCTGAGGCCATCCGTCATGCTCGGACATTGATTTCATTTTGCTATGTCCGGTTTGTTGAACTATGATTTGCTTTGCTTTGTTTTAAACTTTGGCATTCTGATAGTTTGTGCCGCATGATCTGCGTGCATGGATTTGAGGATTGGAATTTGCGGTATGTGGATGTGCGGTGTAACATTTGAGGGGTGCTCGGTCAGTGCGGCGCGTCCGCGGGagtttgaggggccggatttgccaAATCCGGCTATAGCCTGCTCGAAGATAATTAGAGAACAACAATAGAACTCGCGAAATCCTTGACCTGCTAGGACTAGGCGCAGACTGAAGCAAGACTTTATATTACCCGGTTGGGATGGTGGTGGCTTAACTTAGGCTTTGGTCAGTTATAAGATTGTGTGTGTTTCGTTACCAATAAATAACTCTTTTTTCTCTCAGGACGTTGAATGGTCTTTTTTGCTAACATTAGTCGTGATAAGAACTTTGGTGAGTCACAAACTAGATAAGTTTGCAAGGAAGAATGGACGTTTGACTTAGAAACTCCCCCTTAACCTCCAAAATCCCCATAAGCTCTTATTCTACATCCACCCTGATTTCTGCTAAAATTCCACACTTATTTAAAATTTAGAAATTTAAAATTTCACTTCTTTAGTTAATTAATTTAGGATCCAGAAGAAGTAGTCTTTCTATGGTCCATATCTTATTTGATTCATGTTATAGTATATGAATACCCTCTATACACATGAAATAATATCTACATAAATCAGGTGAGTTGATTTGTGTTCTATAATATGTTTTATTTATATATTAAAAATGAAGTTCTTACTCTTTATGATGTTTGGAAAGACCTTATGCACGATGTTCCTATTTCCTTATTTCGTCATATGCTTGCGACAATAATACTGACAATTTTTTTTCGAATTCTAATTGTCCAAATCGTTCGTGAGAAAGTTTCTTGTGCGACATGAGGTACGACATCGAATCCAGCCTTATGAATCTTGATGTTGCGTCGTTTGCCACGTCGTCAAAGCAACCATTCACTCTTTCTCTGTCAACCGCTCGGCCGACGAGGGAGGGGGTGACTGTATTGCCCAGAGGATTTGGAAGGGCGCGTCATTCTTGCTCGCCCTGTCTCCCATTTCGGCTCTACATCTTCCTCTTTGAACGCTTTCTTGCCGCCCGCGCTGTGTCATTCTTGTTcgttgtaagacaataagttttggggaaccagcacaaccctctaggggtggcttatctcattatatataatggttgtgttacaatatgtaccatatacgtacataggtacagaagctatacatagtctaacaccctccctcaatcttagccactttctaaagaactgagaagggtaagattgcgcctacaagactcaaactgtggcagcggtaaaggcttagtgaagatgtctgcaagttgatccttagatgagataaacttaatctggagttgcttctgtgatacacgttcccgtacaaagtgatagtcaacttcaatgtgtttcattcgggcatgaaatactggatttgcagaaaggtatgtagcaccgatgttatcacaccaaagaataggaggctgtggttgagacaaacccaactcctgaagcaaagactgcacccaaataatctctgcagtagcattagccacagccttgtactcagcttcagtactgctacgtgacacagtagcctgtttccgagcactccaggcgatcaaattagagccaaagaatactgcataaccccccgtggatcgcctgtcatctgggctaccagcccaatctgcatcagagaaggccgaaaggacccgagaggaagtcagccgaatatgcataccaaatgtcagggtgaactgaacataacgaagaatgcgtttaacagcagcccaatgagtatctctgggagcctgaagatactgacaaaccctgttaacagcataagagatatctggtctcgtgatcgtcaagtactgaagtccaccaacaatgctcctgtactctgtggcatccgcaggagacaaaagctcaccatcaacagctgttatcttgtcggtagacgacatgggtgtggtggtcggtttgcacttcagcatgccagctctctgtaacaactccaaggagtacttcttctgcgtaaggacaagaccagtagcacgagaagtgacctcaactccaagaaagtagtgaagcttcccaagatctttgaccgcaaaatcagcaccaagagagcagacaagagcatcagcagcatactgagaagagctgacaaggataatatcatcgacatataccaaaagatacatagtgacttctggcttctgtagaagaaataacgaagtgtcagcagtagacggcacaaacccatgagcacgaagggcagaggcaaggcgggcatgccaggcacgaggagcttgcttcaaaccatatagtgctttggaaagacgacagatatagtcaggacgatcaggatcagagaaaccagacggctgtttcatataaacctcttcctccaaaaatccatgtagaaaagcattctgcacatcaagttgacgaagtgaccaaccacgagaaacagcaatggagagaagaagccgaatagtggtaggcttgacgacaggactgaaggtgtcctcatagtcaagaccatgacgctgccNNNNNNNNNNNNNNNNNNNNNNNNNNNNNNNNNNNNNNNNNNNNNNNNNNNNNNNNNNNNNNNNNNNNNNNNNNNNNNNNNNNNNNNNNNNNNNNNNNNNNNNNNNNNNNNNNNNNNNNNNNNNNNNNNNNNNNNNNNNNNNNNNNNNNNNNNNNNNNNNNNNNNNNNNNNNNNNNNNNNNNNNNNNNNNNNNNNNNNNNNNNNNNNNNNNNNNNNNNNNNNNNNNNNNNNNNNNNNNNNNNNNNNNNNNNNNNNNNNNNNNNNcgaggctcagaagatggatccgcaacagcagcagccaaacaagcagccaaccaagcaaccgtaccatccttacgttccttaggtttgaaaatgccactgcgactgcgtgtatgtggtcgggacacaggaaccaccgaggtcgacggagcagcctgcaacgggctggaggacggcgacgttgacgagtcagccggtgacgaggagccagtcacggtagcctcggactcggttggcgaagaaggccgacccaccgacgaaaccggcagagcagacgaagcagctggcgactccggcatcacagaccgggccgatggcgagctcggcatagtgggccgtggcgcggccggtgtcgcgggccgatccgctgatgaaggcgacgtgaggacccgagtcacgggcgaagacggcgtgacgggccgagccgcgggcgactcggcggccgctggcgaaacggaccgagcaaTGGAGATGCTCGgtgcgacgggctcgtcgggtgaccatgcatgggcacgcgaatcgatgccatgcaacatagggcgatcgacgtgcccaccagaagacgacgatgatgatggtgaatcctccaacagctccaaacgagctccacgtccggttcctgcaccatggttaggtaacagcaaaggagagtatgcaacatcatcaaattggtcagaagcaacagaggatgaatgcagggatggtggttcgacagtggacacaggaaggttggcaaagggaaaaacatgctcatcaaacacgacgtcccgagatatatagacacgattagtgggaacatgaagacatttgtaacctttatgaagagagctatagccaagaaaaacacacttcttagaacgaaactcaagcttgcgcttgttatatggacgaagatgcggccagcaagcacacccaaataccttgagaaaggtataatcaggttgttcattaaggagaacctcaatgggagtcttcatgtttaaaacacgagtaggagtacggttgatgagaaagcatgcagtggtgaaagcatcactccaaaaccgaaacggaacagatgcatgggccaaaagagtaagaccagcttcaacaatatgacgatgcttacgttcgactgaaccattctgctgatgtgtatgtggacatgctaaacgatgagctatcccaagcgactgaaagaaagagttgaggttgcgatactcgcccccccagtctgactggacatgaacaattttgtgcttgagaagacgttcgacatgtttttgaaactgaacaaaaatatcaaacacatcagatttgcgtttaataaggtaaagccaggtaaagcgactataagcatcaacgaaactgatatagtaattatgaccactgacagaagtctgagcaggaccccatacatctgaaaacacaagttctaaaggatgtttcacctcacgactggactccgaaaaaggaagttgatgactcttcccctgctgacaagcatcacacactgctacatctttatgactagacaaactaggaagctcatgacgacgcaaaatatgacggacaataggtgtggccgggtgaccaagacgagcatgccactgtgacggagagacccgaactccactgaaaacacgagcgacaccaggatgctccagacggtaaaggccctggcacaaccgcccactaagaagaatgtccctcgtgccccgatccttaataaaaagatcaaaagggtgaaattcacaaagcacattattatcacgtgtgagtttaggaactgaaagaagattacgggtcacagatggaactcgaagaacattgcgaagctgaagactcctattggcatgtctagtgagaagagatgcttgaccaatatgagagatgtgcatacctgctccattggcggtgtggatcttgtcggagccatgatagggttcacgagtgtgaagcttccccatctcgctggttagatgctctgtcgccccagagtccatgtaccagtgtggatcgatggagtaggactgagtgtgtccctgttgcttctgtggcgcgggacgatcagccatggcgacctgacgggcattgttgcgtgtatctttgccgtcattgccaagaccaaggaagcttcgctggaagcgcttatgacacttggaggcccagtgcccatcgcggccacaaagctgacacacacgtggaccgccagcccccggtaaggtcgcagtaggtgggggggccgaggcgggcgacggtggcagccccaagggagaccggggtgatgaagaagagcggccacccttggtggcggcgttggccgagagggagccagtgcccctggtgcggcgagtctcgacccgttgctcagtgagaaggagccgagagaaaacctcgtgtgccagcatgggtgtcgagttgccccgctcgttgatgatctcgactaagacatcatactcctcatcaagaccattgacaataaacgagttgaactcggagtcggtgaggggctgtccaatggaggccaatgtgtcggcgaggcccttgaccttgttgtagaactcagtggcagtggagtcaagcttctgacactctccaagctgacgacggagtgcagagacacgagcctgggactgcgctgcaaaggtgcgctcaaggatggtccaggcctcatgagacgtcttcgcgaagacaacaaggccggcaactgccggcgagagcgacccctggatggaggagaggttcgcctggtcctgccccgtccagacgcgatgggccggattgtagaccggaccgtgcacgctgtctaccagcgcgggtgggcagggaagcgatccgtcgacgtagcctagcaggtagtgactccccaagagcgggagaacctgcgcacgccagaagatgtagttgtcggcggagagcttgatggtgatgagatgaccgaaatgaaacggcggcggcgaagacaatcccatcgaggaggctgcctggggtgcaaacaccatggaggcagccggaggcaccgaagccgatgcgggaggaggcgggaccgcagccagggcgggcgccgcaaagctcgcggccggtgcggacgccgcaaggcccgcggccggggcggacgccgccaaccccgccagcggggcagtgtgatccgcttgcggcaggagcggcaggacgacgcctgcggagtccgcagcgaacggcggcgccgcggtgtggaccacgaggtcacgcccaagcgagggcgccggcggcgtggagaagacggagccgatgctctttgtcccgatcggagccggaacagagacggcatcgagcgggaggttgagcagagccgcaagagaggccgggaggaagcccacagcagtggaaccggtggtggcggcgctcgacatggcggcggcgcgatcggtggcgcggcggcggcggtgaaggcggcggcggctgcggcggcggtgcgggtattagggtttagaagcggaagcgatcgtaacctagcatgataccatgtaagacaataagttttggggaaccagcacaacactctaggggtggcttatctcattatatataatagttgtgttacaatatgtaccatatacgtacataggtacagaagctatacatagtctaacattcGTCGACGAAATGCTCATCGTCATTAGGCGGTGGCCAAATTCGGTAATCATGCTGCCGCCATTCCTTCGAGCTTCTAGGTACGTTCCCTTCCACCAAGCAATTTCTCTTGGGTTCATATATGCTTGCTGGGTCGAGAGAGTGAGGGTTTGCTGAGGAGCGGTGGTGGTCTCTCGTCGATTCACTCTGCTGCGAGGCTGCGAGGGGAAAGGAATATGAGGTGGCGTTGTTTCCGTGGTGCCATCGTG contains:
- the LOC119281225 gene encoding uncharacterized isomerase BH0283-like, with amino-acid sequence MAKKGIQYVVVDAFTAQPFKGNPAAVCFLEDDAAAPAGDGRWMQSVAVEFNLSQTAFFSRDSSCAADAATPRFHLRWFTRVTEVALCGHATLATAHFLFTSVLAERHGVVEFVTTSGVLTAKKVPAPEAEKQGKLFIELDFPMSDYVRCDPAGELPSIPETLNGAPVVSVHKSVTTNDFIVELSSGKEVADVLPNIEEIRKCAGRGVIVTAPAPAGSGYDFFTRFFCPKFGIDEDPVCGSAHCVLAPYWGGKLGKQKLIAFQVSPRSGTLYLELDVVNRRVRIQGEAVTVMAGTLFA